Proteins co-encoded in one Plasmodium coatneyi strain Hackeri chromosome 7, complete sequence genomic window:
- a CDS encoding GTP-binding protein, with amino-acid sequence MSNKKWGKNLLYDDYEDDLVDYDNYDEEHYSEFECEERTDIPKRTGKDNTKGKAPGKKPNQQGKAAKVKKPNRQDEVTKVKKPNRQGEATQMENQNVTPSNALQIEIEPDSQGNRCIMLSTLNILVLGHIDAGKSTLIGALLYNLSYVSEQTVKKYEHVRESSKYTFILDEEDDERERNITLFNKKKELYVYYTKGELEQAYNRVVGTQGGSKNGAKESADGKNVMHAPHTDRTMFADFYKNKTIHSDVLFLRKVNIFDTPGHNELVTNLHTWSFFADSAILVVDANNIYNKKNDETYRNVSILEAVGISNVIVAVNKLDLFDYDPEVFEDICKTIKSFFQRAKSDSIYNFVLSNNFYVKGGHSKKSGSAATGNHAPFEPNLTFIPLSAYKNLNVVKFEEEKRPLLNSTFSLYDEIKYMNLRKDLFRLKVCAEILSDKKTALTSYYNFFSNNNLFLNNIFYNFCQNGKGDITNSVKKSPNEEDTFVGVVQDLTESNNMINANIKVLHGFLKSKNNYVLLPVGEKITVKKIEKDAALCKYVNIDDLCDYLTNAKNLPFIRKVLEQEEAPKKSDTPEGNGNDSDTLCSAHNGQDEFQSFMSILPKIIASCPISKNAHITNDIVENVFLKIDDNKIKNGSVLVNNVTTNSQIKNAPYGAKNTTFACNKVKVLIKVNQVKIPLIIGRVYLLYSLNFSHSITVQNILYVYKNKSSSLSYDRVAGGKDKLHAECNANDVTQIIDLKNYVKNGNVLYEKVDNKKCLRSDDIGVIELLVNDNSFMCAQHFRPELNYYISQDNPFFSVYDLLSCSISPLSRFILSEENKIVASGLVISEA; translated from the coding sequence ATGAGCAACaaaaagtggggaaaaaacctTCTCTATGATGACTATGAGGACGACTTAGTGGACTACGACAATTACGATGAGGAACATTACTCCGAGTTTGAGTGCGAAGAACGGACGGACATTCCTAAAAGGACGGGAAAAGATAACACCAAAGGGAAGGCACCTGGTAAGAAACCAAACCAGCAGGGTAAGGCCGCCAAGGTGAAGAAGCCAAACCGGCAAGATGAAGTCACTAAGGTGAAGAAACCAAACCGACAGGGCGAGGCCACCCAAATGGAGAACCAAAATGTCACTCCCTCGAACGCCCTCCAGATTGAGATCGAACCGGACAGCCAAGGCAACAGGTGCATCATGCTGAGCACGCTGAACATCCTGGTGCTGGGGCACATCGACGCGGGAAAGTCCACCCTCATAGGAGCATTGCTATACAACCTAAGCTACGTAAGCGAGCAAAcggtgaaaaaatatgaacatgtCAGGGAAAGTTCCAAGTATACCTTCATATTAGacgaggaggacgacgaaaGGGAGAGAAACATAActctttttaacaaaaagaaggaactcTATGTGTATTACACGAAAGGGGAATTAGAACAGGCCTACAATCGTGTGGTGGGCACtcaggggggaagcaaaaatggcGCCAAGGAAAGCGCCGACGGTAAGAACGTCATGCATGCTCCCCACACGGACAGAACCATGTTCGCcgatttttacaaaaacaaaaccATCCACAGCGATGTGCTCTTTTTAAGGAAAGTAAACATTTTTGACACCCCGGGACATAACGAACTGGTGACAAATTTGCACACGTGGAGCTTTTTTGCAGACTCCGCCATCCTAGTTGTAGATGCAAATAACAtttacaacaaaaaaaatgatgagacGTACAGAAACGTTTCCATTTTAGAAGCAGTAGGAATTTCTAACGTCATTGTAGCGGTAAACAAGTTAGACCTCTTCGATTATGACCCAGAGGTGTTCGAAGATATATGTAAAACGATAAAGTCTTTTTTTCAGCGTGCCAAAAGTGACagcatttacaattttgttcttAGTAATAACTTCTACGTGAAGGGTGGACATTCGAAAAAAAGCGGTTCTGCTGCTACGGGGAATCATGCACCATTTGAACCCAATTTAACCTTCATTCCCCTTTCTGCgtacaaaaatttgaacGTGGTTAAatttgaggaggaaaaaaggccaTTACTGAATAGCACCTTTAGCCTATACGATGAAATTAAGTACATGAATTTAAGGAAAGATTTATTTCGGCTAAAAGTGTGTGCAGAAATTCTGAGCGATAAAAAGACGGCTCTAACTTCTtactacaattttttcagcaATAATAACCTCTTTttgaataacattttttacaacttttgccaaaatgggaagggagACATAACAAATTCGGTGAAGAAATctccaaatgaagaagacaCATTTGTGGGAGTTGTCCAAGATTTAACAGAATCAAATAATATGATCAATGCGAATATTAAAGTATTGCATGGGTTtttgaaaagtaaaaataactACGTCTTATTACccgttggggaaaaaattacggtgaagaaaattgaaaaggacgCCGCTTTGTGTAAATACGTCAACATAGATGACCTTTGTGACTACCTAACCAATGCGAAGAATCTTCCTTTCATAAGGAAGGTGTTAGAACAAGAAGAGGCACCCAAAAAAAGTGACACCCCTGAGGGCAATGGCAATGATAGTGATACCCTTTGCAGTGCCCACAACGGACAAGACGAGTTCCAATCCTTTATGAGCATTTTACCCAAGATAATTGCATCGTGCCCCATCagcaaaaatgcacatataacGAACGACATCGTAGAAAACGTCTTCTTAAAAATTGACGATAACAAGATAAAGAACGGATCCGTTTTGGTAAATAACGTAACAACCAATTCACAAATAAAGAACGCACCTTATGGGGCAAAAAATACCACCTTTGCATGTAACAAGGTGAAAGTGTTAATAAAAGTGAACCAAGTTAAAATCCCACTGATCATAGGACGAGTGTATCTCCTATATTCCCTAAACTTTTCCCACAGCATAACCGTTCAAAATATTCTCTAtgtgtataaaaataaaagcagtTCCTTAAGTTATGACAGAGTAGcaggggggaaggacaaaTTACACGCCGAATGTAACGCAAATGATGTAACACAAATTattgatttaaaaaattatgtaaaaaatgggaacgtGCTTTACGAAAAGGtggataataaaaaatgcttacGTAGCGATGATATTGGCGTCATTGAGCTCCTCGTTAATGATAACTCATTCATGTGCGCACAACATTTCAGGCCCGAATTAAACTACTACATCTCACAGGACAACCCCTTTTTTAGCGTCTACGACCTTCTTTCATGCAGCATCTCGCCCCTCTCTCGCTTTATTCTCTctgaggaaaacaaaattgttgCCAGTGGTTTGGTGATAAGCGAAGCGTGa
- a CDS encoding Selenoprotein, with protein MYYLKLFLKLLLLLFLSYDFIILKNGTGKVVHGDRNFLKESYEFLFVQKDTLPSYINRDNQISIYFCKS; from the coding sequence ATGTATTACCTAAAATTATTCCTGAAATTATTGTTGCTCCTCTTTTTAAGCTACGatttcatcattttgaaGAACGGCACTGGAAAAGTTGTGCATGGAGACAggaactttttaaaagaaagttACGAATTTTTATTCGTCCAAAAGGACACACTCCCATCCTACATAAATAGGGACAATCAGATctccatttatttttgcaaatccTGA